The DNA window ACCTTCCACGGCCGCGACATCTACGCCTACACCGGGGCGCGCCTGGCCGGCGGGCGGATCTCCTTCGAGCAGCTCGGCGGGCCCCTGCCCCCGGCCGAGCTCGTGCGACTGCCCCTGGGCGAGGTCGTCGTCGGCGACGGGGAGATCACCGGGACCATCGATATCCTGGACATCCGCTTCGGCTCGCTGTGGACCAATATCTCGGCCGACTCCTTCAGGTCCCTGGAGGTGGACTCGGGCGACTTCGTCCGGGTCTCCATTCGCGAGAACGGAAAGCTCCGCTACCAGAACCAGATGCCGTTCACGCGCACCTTCGCCGGCGTCTCGGTCGGGGAACCGCTGGTGTATGTCAACTCCCTGCTCAATATCGGCGTCGCCGTCAATCAGGACTCGTTCTCGGAGCTGTACCACATCGGCACCGGCATCGCCTGGAAGATCAGCTTCGGCAAGGTGTAGGGCGCCGAGCCGTCCCGGGCGGGGCGCCGGCCCCGCCGGGCTCGTGGGCCCCGCCGGCTACCCCGGCCGCGCCGGCCCCGCCGGGCTCGGCGAACCACACCAGCGTCTCGCCGTACCTCCTCTCGCCGAAGCGCTCCAGCCCCGCGGGCCAGGCCGGCTCGGGGGAGCGGGTCGAGCGCTCCAGGACGACGACGGCGCCCGGCGCCAGCCACGGGTCCCGGCGTCGGACCAGGGGCTCGAGAATGGCGGAGACGCCCGCCTCGTCGAGGTCGTAGGGCGGGTCGATGAGCACCAGGTCCATCGGGGCGGGGGCGGGCCCGGCCAGAAAGTCCGCCGCCCTCGCACGCCTCGCCCGTACGTCGCGCAGACCCAGGGCGCGGATATTGGCCCGGCACACCGCGACGGCGGCGCGCGAGGAGTCCACCAGCACCACCTCGCCGGCGCCGCGACTGGCCGCCTCCAGGCCCAGCGCCCCCGAGCCCGCGCACAGGTCGAGCACGCGGGCGCCGTCGACCGCCCCGTAGTGCTCCAGCCTGCCGAAAAGGGACTCCCGAACGCGCTCGGAGGTCGGGCGCGTGCCGCAGCGGGGCACCTCGATCCGGCGCCCCCCGACCGATCCGGCCACGATCCTCGTCATGGCCCAGACCCTACGCCGGATCCGCGCCCCGGCGTCGGCCCGTCAGCTCTGCACGGACCAGAACTCGACCCGTTCGCTCCCGGCGCCCCGTTCAACGAGGTCCTGCGCCACGGTGCGCCCCGCGTCGCGGTGGACGGGCTCGATGAATACCTTCACGTCGTCGGGGAGGGCGGCCGGACCCGCGGCCAGGACCCCCTGCGATTCCGGCGCCCCCCAGGCCGTGGACTGCCCCACGCAGATGCAGGCGCTCAGCAGCGCCAGGCTCACGGAGGTCAGGATGGCGATCGTCTGGGCGACGCGGCGGGCGGTTCGCAGCGAGGGGGAGTTCACCTGGTCGGCGCGGCGTCGACGGCGGAAGAATTGAGGGCGTTGAGAATTCATGAGATACTCCGGAAGGACGAATTCTAAGACTTTGTGAAAACGATGTGAGAATGCGAGGGCGCGAGTCAGGAGTGCCGTGGAAGAGGGTCGCGCGAAGACGAGGGGGCGCTGACGGGCGCGTCCCGGCGCGCGACGGCGGCGCGGACTGGGACGGCATGGAGTGCGACTGCGCGAGGGCGCAGCCCGGCCAGGGCCGGGGCGCGCGCGGTCGTCAACATCACTGGCAACGGCGATACTAGGTCTTGCGGCAGGAGCCGATCGCGGCGGGGGGCGTCGAGGGAGTTGCCTGGATCCTGGACTGAGCCATGTCTACTCCGTGTCGGGCCGGCGCCGGCGCGCGGCACCGGGACCGGTCGGTCAATATGTCGGACTGTGATGGATGAACCCACTGTAAGGAGGGGCGCGCCCCGGATGCAAGCAAAATGGGGAGCCGTGTCGCGCCCGGCGGACCGGGCCGCGGCGCCGTCGCCCTCCGGCCGCCGGAGTCCGCGGCGGACCGCGGGGTCGGGCGGACCGGGCCGGCGGACCGCGGGGTCGGCGTCGTCACACGACCGGAGCGGACCGGCCCTCGGCGCGCGTCCCGCCTCCGCGCGGCCCGGCCGCTAGCGTGCTGCCATGACGCTCGCCGTGTACCCCGGAACCTTCGACCCGATCACCCTCGGGCACGTCGACGTCGTCACTCGCGCCCGCACCGTCTTCGACCGGGTCGTCGTCGGCGTCGCCCACAACGCCGCCAAGCGCGGCCGCCACCTGTTCGACCTCGACGAGCGCCTGGAACTGGCCCGCGCCTGCCTGGCCCATTTGAGCGGGGTGGACGTCGACGTCGTCCCCGGACTCCTGGCCGACTACTGCCGCGAGCGCGGGGCGGAGGCGATCATCAAGGGCCTGCGCAACGGCACGGACCTGGACGCCGAGGTCCCCATGGCGCTGCTCAACCGCGATCTGGGCGGGCCGGAGACGGTCTTCCTGGCCGCCGCCGGCCCCCACGCCCACGTCTCCTCCTCCCTGGTCAAGGACGTGGCCGGGCACGGCGGCGACGTGTCCGGGCTCGTGCCCGACGTCGTGCTGGCGGCCCTCGAGCGCGAGCTCGCCCCCGCCGCGGCCCGCCGGTCGGCCGGGCGCCCCTGACCACCTCAACGCCATCTGGAAGGATGAGACCGTGACGACCAGCCGTGACGCGGGAGAGGACCTCCTGCGCATCCTCGATGAGCTCGACACCCTCATCGCCTCGGCGCGCTCCATGCCCATGAGCGCCTCCGCGATCGTCCACCGTCAGGACGCCCTCGAGCTCATTGAGAAGGCCCGCGAGTCCGTCCCCAGAGCGGTGCGTCGCGCCGAGCAGATCGTGGCCGACGCCGACGCGGTCCTCGCCCAGGGCAAGGCCGAGGCCGAGCGGATCGTCCTGCGCGCCCAGGAGGAGGCCGAGCGCCTGGCCGCCAGCGAGAACGTGGTGCGCATGGCCAATGACCGCGCCGACGCGATCGTGAGCACCGCCGAGGAGCGCGCCGGGGCGCTGCGCCGGGGCGCCGACGAGTACTCCGACCGGTCCCTGGCCTTCCTGGAGGCGGAGATCAACCGGCTCGCCGAGCAGGTCAGGGCGGGGCGCGAGGTGCTCGCGGGGAGGCTCGGCGGCGCCCAGCACGGCGAGGGGCCCGAGCCCGCCCAGGAGTCCTCGCGCCGCTTCGCCGGGTGGTCGGTGGATCCCACCGCCTCGCGCTGAGGCGCCGCCGGCTCGCGTCCGCGCTCGCGGCTCCCACCCGCGCCCGCGGCGCCGGCTCGCGTCCGCGGCGCGCGCTCGTCGACTCCCGCTTGGGCGCCGCCGCCGGTAGATTCACCCCGCGAAGGCCCCGCCCCGGCGGCGGCCCCGGACCAGGAGGAAGATGTGACCGGACTCGTCGTCGATATCGTGGACCTGCCCCGCTCCAGCGGCGCCGCGAAGACCGTGCACCGCGAGACGCCCGCCCCCGCGGGCCTGGGTACGCCGGTCATCGGCGTGCCGGAGGGCTCACCGATCCTTCTCGACGCCACCCTGATCTCCATGGAGAACGGAATCCTCGTGCGCGCCGGCGCGCGGGTGCACGTGCACGGCGAGTGCGTGCGCTGCCTGCGCGACCTGGACGAGGACCGCACGGTGGACTTCGACGAGCTCTACCTCCTGCCCGAGGCGGCGGCCGCCCAACTCCAGGAGGGGGACGAGGAGGCCGCGGACCTCTTCCTCGTGGGCGAGACCGACCTTGATCTCGAGCCCGCCCTGCGCGACGCCCTGATCCTGGGTCTGCCTCAGCGGCCCCTGTGCCGCCCCGACTGCCCGGGGCTGTGCCCCGGCTGCGGCGAGAGGCTGGAGGATCT is part of the Actinomyces sp. oral taxon 414 genome and encodes:
- the rsmD gene encoding 16S rRNA (guanine(966)-N(2))-methyltransferase RsmD, with the translated sequence MTRIVAGSVGGRRIEVPRCGTRPTSERVRESLFGRLEHYGAVDGARVLDLCAGSGALGLEAASRGAGEVVLVDSSRAAVAVCRANIRALGLRDVRARRARAADFLAGPAPAPMDLVLIDPPYDLDEAGVSAILEPLVRRRDPWLAPGAVVVLERSTRSPEPAWPAGLERFGERRYGETLVWFAEPGGAGAAGVAGGAHEPGGAGAPPGTARRPTPCRS
- a CDS encoding SAM hydrolase/SAM-dependent halogenase family protein, with amino-acid sequence MSAKLVLQTDFGLVDGAVAAMYGVAYSVDETLSIHDLTHEIPPFDIFAASYRLYQTTGHWPAGTVFVSVVDPGVGSDRRSVAVRTDGGHIVITPDNGTLTHLARYIGIRQAREIDEDAHALAGSRESHTFHGRDIYAYTGARLAGGRISFEQLGGPLPPAELVRLPLGEVVVGDGEITGTIDILDIRFGSLWTNISADSFRSLEVDSGDFVRVSIRENGKLRYQNQMPFTRTFAGVSVGEPLVYVNSLLNIGVAVNQDSFSELYHIGTGIAWKISFGKV
- the coaD gene encoding pantetheine-phosphate adenylyltransferase, translating into MTLAVYPGTFDPITLGHVDVVTRARTVFDRVVVGVAHNAAKRGRHLFDLDERLELARACLAHLSGVDVDVVPGLLADYCRERGAEAIIKGLRNGTDLDAEVPMALLNRDLGGPETVFLAAAGPHAHVSSSLVKDVAGHGGDVSGLVPDVVLAALERELAPAAARRSAGRP
- a CDS encoding YceD family protein, producing MTGLVVDIVDLPRSSGAAKTVHRETPAPAGLGTPVIGVPEGSPILLDATLISMENGILVRAGARVHVHGECVRCLRDLDEDRTVDFDELYLLPEAAAAQLQEGDEEAADLFLVGETDLDLEPALRDALILGLPQRPLCRPDCPGLCPGCGERLEDLPEGHAHEVVDPRWSALAGLFDGGADDAGGTGGDGGGADGESPGADGGPPGGDGDGGEVRA